CCaggctcccccctcctcctcctcgggaaCTGAGTTACTGGGGTCACGGGTGCGTATTTATGGTTTGACAGTTGAGGTCTATAGCCAAGACATTGCAAAATAAAAGAAGACATCTTCACTTATTTAAATAACACCTTTAGCGCGAACCTGGCCTCACATGTACCTGCTAATTTATCTTAGGCTGCTGAAAGCCTTATTTGAAAAGAAGATTGAATAGAGGGTTTCTGCAAATTTCCCAGGAAGTTTTGCTTGAGTTCTTGAAGGAATCTTTCAAGCTGACAAATTTGATCTCAGTGCCCTATGGTACCTTTTCACCACTAATCTTTTTTCTCACTCCTCACCATTGAAACAAACACATGGaggaaacaaaaaacaacaccTGAGCTACCTTCCGttagggaggaaggagaaaaggagTACCCAGCTGCAGTAATGTGTCAAACCCTGAGCAATAAGATCAaaacctagagcaggggtggccacatctgggaatagaaattgtatggcaggccatgaatgctcagaaaattggggttggggtgtgagagggggtgagggctctggttgggggtgcaggctctgggctggggccagaaattaggagttcagggtgtgggaaggggctctggatGCGGGGTGGgataagggctctggctggggatgcgggctctggggtggggctgaggagtttggggtataggagggtgctctgggctggaaccaaggggtttggagggcaggagggggatcagggtggtGTCATGGGGGGAGGCTCGGGTTCAGGCtccgggcggcgcttacctcaagtggctcccagaagcagtggcatgtccccgctctggctcctacgtggaggtgcggccaggcgtctctgcgctgcccctgcagctcccattggctgcagtatatggccaatggaagctgcgggggcagtgcttggggtgggggtagtGTGCAGagctggagccccctggctgcccctacgcataggagccggaTGGGGGCCATGCCagtgcttccaggagctgtgtggagcgGCCTCtgaccctgcttcccagctggagtGCAGTAAGCCCCAGCAGGTGCTCAAGGAGGGCCAGATTttgcccacgggctgtagtttgcccacccctgacctagagtcTAGACAGACAAACAGAGATGATAGCATGACTAGGTAGACAGAGAGATTTTATGCTCCCTTTATCTGATCTGCTTTCATTACTTATTTGTATATTATTAATTTGAATAGAGTTTCAcaggaaactttttaaaagagcATAATTTCTGCTCTGAAAAGCACGGATTGTAAATTCCTTAGGACACTGACATTTGTAGTCTTGGATGTCTGTAAAGCACCATAGGCCCCATGCACACCAACAGAGCTATATAAATAATGAGTCTCCTGTTACTATTACTCCTCCTTGGAATAGTCAAAACTGTTAAGTCTCTTTGTTGGAAGAGGAACTTGATGGATTAATGTGATTTTAATATAATCTTCTTAAGAGTTTATCATATTTAGAGACCTTATCTTACATTTTATAATCAGAGCTGTTGAGGCGTATTAacatgttatttactccttcgtgtaacataagaaccagggtctcccagtgaaattaataggcagcaggtttaaaataaacataaggaagtatttctttgtACAGCCTGCACAGGGAATGTTCTGAAGGTcagaagtataactggattcaaaaaagaatgagaaattCTTGGAGGATAGGGCCATTAAAGGCAAGATGGTTGGGGATGCatccctatgctctgggtgtccctaaacctctgacagccagaagctgagactggagaTAGGGGATGAaccactcaataattgccctgctGAAGCATATggcactgtcagaaaacaggacactgggccagatggaccactggtctgactcagtatgtccaTGTTTATGTACTGTAGCAAAACAGATGAAACTCAGAATCTTTCTCCACAAAAACAGCTCTGTTCCAGAAACAGTCAAGATTATTTTAATACCTTTTTATCTGGGCCAAGCGGAAAtataactttaaaatattttaagaggTCAGTATATTTATTGGTGTTTAATCTTTCTGAATCTTAGTAGCAGTTCTTTAAACAGGCTCCATACTTTCTCATGCTCTTTCAAAAGGTTTTATGTATCTGTACCAATTTGGCTTCTGCTCTGCATTCTTTGATTGCTGTTACATGTTGGTTTCAGCTCACGGAGATGATGTCATTGGATGTGGCTGACAGCACTCAAGTATATGCTGCATTCTTAGTTTACTTGGAtcttttagaaggtaaatcaatGAAAGTATTTTTCTTGCAAGGCTGAGCAATCTGGGACATCAAATAAACTAACACATGTACTCTGATTTTTGAAGACCTACGTGCTACTAGCACCCAttccatgctctgggtatcccaaAATTTAGCACAGTAATCAGCTACACTGAACAAGGCGCGTGTGAGTGGGTCACACACAGGCCATCAGCTGGGATATTAAGACTATTGCAACTTTTGTTTAAGGCTGGTTGTTATTGAGGAAAATGGCCCACGAGTTTGTACAGACCTGCCATCATTAATTATATCCTTCCAAAGCAAATGATTGATCATTGTTTGagtgaatgctattgtattaatGCAATTACAGCAATCCCGAATAAACATTTTTTAGCTTTATTTCCCTGCCTGAAGGGATTGAGGTGTGCAGTGTTATCAGTATTCTAGCTGTTATCAGCCACTTTCTCAGTATCTTAATATTTTTCACATTTGGGTTGATACCAGGTTAAAATCTTACACTAAAGAGAACTGTGAAAAGAGatgcatggattttttttttgtctttgaaaAACAAATACTTGAGTTACACCAGAGGAGGTTCTGGCTCCCATCATAGTACTGCTTAAGTcagcagagctatgctgatttaacCCAGCAgagagtggttctcaaccaggggaatgcatacccctgggggtatgcagagatcttctatggggtacatcagctcatttAGATGTTtacctaattttacaacaggctacataaaaagttctagcaaagtcagtataaactaaaatttcatacagacaatgattcgttactgttctatatactacatcagcagttctcaaactgtgggcaagttcattttaatggagttgctagggccagtgttagacttggtggggcccagggcagaaagctgaagcccaagacCCACCATGTGCGGCTGAAGCCGAAACccgagtttttaagtgaggtgaaacttgggttATGCAAGACAACtctgactcctgaaaggggtacagtagcctggaaaggttgagaactgctgcagctgaggacctggctttTAATCCCCTGTGACTGTTTTATTAAAGAATTGTTCACAAACTGATAGTTGGCACTTGACTGGGAAAAATTTGCATCATAGGTGCCTGCTCCATGGCTGGAGCAcgcacggggaaaaattagtaggtgctctgcacccactggcagccaagctcccctccccgcctcatttcacctccacctcctcccctgagtgcgccgcgtccccgcttctcctcccagctcccaatgcttgctgccgcaaaacagctgtttcgcggcatAACAAGCTCTggtggggaggagcgggaacatggtgcactcaggggaggaggcgggaccagggtggggatctggggaaggagtccaataggggcagggagggggtggagttggggcggggactttggggaaggggttggaatgggggtggggcaggggtggagtcagggcggaGCCGGGGGCAGAGGGAGTCGAGCACCCACCAGTGCCAGCAGAAGTTGACGCTGATGCTTTACATAAGGGGAAAAATAAAGACCACAATCAGTTGTCTGTCTTCCCAAATGTATACCCTCCTTTATGATGCAACCAGAGAAAGACTTGTGTGTTGTGCTTTGGTCCCTCTTTTATTTTCAGCTAAAAACTGGCATGATGTGACATGCGTTGGACTAGCAGAACTCCAGCTCGTTTGTCTCCGTGGGCGTGAGAGAGAAGCTGAGAATTTACAGGTTGTGGTGCCAACACCTGTCCACATGTCATTCACTCATCAGAGGTGAGCAAGTGATCCCAGAGTATTTGGTGCTGAATtaccagaaagaaaaaaagaggatgTAAATATTGATAGAGCAGCTGATAACTCTTATAAAGCTTTAGAAAAACATTCTCTGCCAAACAAaaagacaacccccccccccaaagaaaggggggggggcagaggaaaaaCAAATTTGAACACCTAAGCTGAGTTATTTCTAGTATTAGGAACATTATGAGGCtaggatttttttcctttagCCTGATCAGTTTCTTTTGCCTTTTCCTCCCTTGAAATCATAACCCTGCAATGTAACGATTTCAACAGCAATAGGCTGTGTGTCCattcaaaaaatgttttgtaCTGTTTATGGACCTATCTGAAGTATTCATGGTGATCACCTCTAATGGAGTTTATATGGATAATTCTTTTGAAGTACCTTGAAGATGATGAAAAATGCTTTTTGTTAGTTATTGAATCACAGGAATGgactctgtatttttttttatttaaatataatcCTGGCCACTGTCTATCTGAAAATATTCTTCTACAGGCTGAAAACAGTTATATATAACTGCGTTTTCAGAGCTATGCTTTTGCATTAGACCTATCTAGGAAAGTGCTCTATAAACCCTTACTTTCACAGCTATACGTACAATTTCTTGTGGTGCTCAAGGAAGGAGAATCAAGAAAGATGTAATTAGAAAAGCACATGGGTTTTGTAATGGAAAGTGTTTTCAGGGttactttaaaaagaaattcTGTTCAGATCtaactttgtttacattttggGTATGTTCTAATGGTTAGGTAAAATGTACAGTATTCTTCCCCATCTGATAATGGCTatcttctttctcttcttctgcCCCCCATGCCTGATATCCTATCCTATGACACCTCTAAGGAACTGTTTATCTaaagccctgcatggatacaaaatttgtatccgcatctgaTCTGCATACATGGTCCacggatataaagtggatatcctCAGATTTGCAGGGTGCTAATTGTCACTTTGGTCATTTATTACTGTGATATCAGGGGAGCTGCTAACAGATCACACAGTTAATTGCACTATATGTACAGTGAACTTCATTGATATGCATGCTCTGTGAATGTCTTTTTTGGCACATTTACATATTCCAGTGATTTTTATAGATGACAGACTTGTCTGAAGCAAACAACCTTGCATCCCAATAGTAAATGTGTAGTATGTTATCCTGTGGGTATCTCTTCAGCAGCAATAAATCTGTGGCAGGAAATCTGTACTATGGCAACTACTTATGTGGTTGGAAGTTTTCTAGTTGtaaaaataagatttttcaaTTACTATTCAACAAACCAATCATTTGGCTATTATGGATatggttttaaaaagaaatatcacAAAACAGTATAGTCAGATGGCATGACGCTGCTCTGCTGTATAATCACAAAGCTATTGAAAGAAAAGCTGGGAGACAAAGTATTTGCTACTGTTCGGCTTCTTGTGAAGGTGTTTACCATTTTCTGTGGGGAGGGATTTTTCTCACGGTTTTGGGGTCGGAGATAGATCCAAAATGGATGTGGGTAGTTGAGTAGCAAACTAGGATATTGGCTTCTCTCACTGTAGTTGTTTCTACATGCTGCCTCTTGTTTCCTACATGTTGGTGGGTTTCTACTGGAAGTGGAAACCTTTTCCTCCCTGTGGGTGGGCAGGTGCCAGCAATTCTGTGTCCTAACATGTATTTTATTGCAGGGAGATACAGCACAACATTTGTAACCCATCTTTGTATCCCATTGGACTTTTCATTCATGGACTCTCTGAATTTGTTTGTACTGTGGTGGCACTGTTTGCTCTTTTTCTGGCATCAGCGTGGATGAAATCTTTTACTGGAAGGATGGTTGACTGTTAGTCAATGCATTACATTGATTGAAAGTACAGTTTGTGACCAGCTTTTGCTATTGAGTAAATATATAGAGTACGTTGTCACTAAAATATGTTCTGGCTGAATACAGTTCTCCACTTACAGATGACTCCATTAAAGCCGTGCATATGCCTGTCCCTAATGCTGGTTTAATAGCCATTGCTGATATCTGGCAGGAGAATGGTATGGATACATagtaatgatgattgtgaagcttggttgaggaggtggagtcagagggatatttcccagggaatgccttgcagCTAAATGAtcaactagcactcggctgagccctcaagggttaacacattgttgttaacgtagcctcacactctacaaggcagcaaaaatggagggaggggagacagcacggCGGAGCAAGACAGAGACATACACCATGGGTGAGTGAAAGacgcacactgcccctttaagtctGCTGActcactctaagtacat
Above is a genomic segment from Mauremys reevesii isolate NIE-2019 linkage group 8, ASM1616193v1, whole genome shotgun sequence containing:
- the TSEN15 gene encoding tRNA-splicing endonuclease subunit Sen15 isoform X4; amino-acid sequence: MMSLDVADSTQVYAAFLVYLDLLEAKNWHDVTCVGLAELQLVCLRGREREAENLQVVVPTPVHMSFTHQRLREIMQKACIPQDETDSPLSVILAIVESDSTVVYYKLTDGFIMPDPPDDTEDMDNKQWRKKRRKLLR